Proteins encoded by one window of Synechococcus sp. MVIR-18-1:
- a CDS encoding o-succinylbenzoate synthase translates to MELRLQIKPYGFQLNRPLHTAAGVLQQRRGWLLRLEDSAGRLGWGEVSPLEAEQHEDCQSALVRMMDLGVVWTVSSLEHLLASVPAALAFALGAALAELDGQLGSASSAGWLQVPTSAFLLPAGVAMRDALDCLLTSVDPNLPFTLKWKVAVCDHDEEMGLLQGLLDKLPVSARLRLDANGGWDRLQAWRWVEQLRGDSRLEWFEQPLAADDWEGLEAIAAVVPVALDESLQVHPTWRDQWEGWQVRRPLLEGDPRPLLRDLLRGKPRLMLSTTFETGIGGRWLAHLAALQAQGETPAAPGLAPGWCPASPLFSSDPAEVWAAADVLAAAEVSEERDEQS, encoded by the coding sequence ATGGAGCTTCGGTTGCAGATCAAGCCCTATGGGTTCCAGCTCAACCGGCCTTTGCACACCGCTGCCGGGGTGTTGCAGCAGCGTCGAGGTTGGTTGTTGCGCTTGGAGGACTCGGCTGGCCGTCTTGGATGGGGAGAGGTGTCGCCCTTGGAGGCTGAACAGCATGAGGATTGCCAGTCCGCCTTGGTTCGGATGATGGATCTTGGGGTGGTCTGGACTGTCAGCAGCCTTGAACACTTGCTCGCATCTGTTCCAGCGGCGTTGGCTTTCGCCCTTGGGGCTGCCCTGGCTGAGCTGGATGGCCAGCTTGGGAGTGCCTCCTCTGCTGGTTGGCTACAGGTGCCAACCTCGGCGTTCTTGTTGCCGGCAGGAGTCGCGATGCGGGATGCACTGGATTGCCTGCTGACCTCAGTGGATCCCAACCTGCCGTTCACGCTGAAGTGGAAGGTGGCGGTCTGCGACCACGATGAGGAGATGGGCTTGCTGCAGGGTCTGCTCGACAAGCTTCCGGTTTCAGCGCGATTGCGGCTTGATGCCAATGGCGGCTGGGACAGGCTGCAGGCTTGGCGATGGGTGGAGCAGCTGCGCGGGGATTCACGGCTGGAGTGGTTCGAGCAACCGCTTGCCGCTGATGATTGGGAGGGCCTTGAGGCGATCGCTGCTGTGGTGCCTGTCGCTTTGGATGAGTCCTTGCAGGTGCATCCCACCTGGCGCGATCAGTGGGAGGGCTGGCAGGTGCGTCGACCGTTGCTGGAAGGAGACCCAAGGCCTCTTTTGCGGGATTTGCTTCGGGGCAAGCCTCGCCTCATGCTGAGCACCACGTTTGAAACCGGGATTGGTGGGCGCTGGTTGGCGCACTTGGCGGCCCTCCAGGCTCAAGGGGAAACACCGGCGGCGCCTGGGCTGGCTCCAGGGTGGTGTCCGGCTAGCCCGTTGTTTAGTTCCGATCCGGCAGAGGTGTGGGCCGCGGCTGATGTGTTGGCCGCAGCTGAAGTGAGCGAGGAGCGCGATGAGCAGTCTTGA
- a CDS encoding AMP-binding protein, translating to MSSLEQLCCDPQSPSIVAGFLLPALERGNWVRLMGPQDVPLEAPKALPEGPGLVLSTGGSSGGRQLCLQPSIHLDQSAAATGRWLHALGLNASEVIIWNPLPFQHISGLMPWWRAQQWNVAHVWLSPALMKSPQALLEESCQRSDWDSMPMLLSLVPTQLGRLLADPAGVRWLQAMALIWVGGAALPDELAERARALGIKLAPCYGATETAAMVVAQSPERFLDGEEGVGEPLDDIELRVEGNGALAVRCRRLAIGRWKPDGDGSLAERSTEPSVSPLTDVDGWWRSGDAARLQGPASTPQLTLLGRLDGAIHSGGVTVFPEQLEVRLMAAAREVGLPLKAVLFLGVHDPEWGERLVVLVRWQDAAHLPGAADAFLLRLKALTDRWLPAERPQRWHHCAELASTNAGKWERARWRAWLKDLERSDGADC from the coding sequence ATGAGCAGTCTTGAACAGTTGTGTTGTGATCCACAGAGCCCATCCATTGTTGCTGGATTTCTCCTGCCTGCTCTCGAGCGGGGAAATTGGGTGCGTCTAATGGGTCCCCAGGATGTTCCGCTTGAGGCTCCTAAGGCTCTACCGGAGGGTCCTGGATTGGTGCTTTCTACAGGCGGAAGCAGCGGTGGCCGACAGCTTTGTCTTCAGCCATCAATCCATTTGGATCAATCGGCCGCGGCGACAGGCCGTTGGTTGCATGCGCTTGGACTGAATGCATCGGAAGTGATCATTTGGAATCCGCTGCCCTTTCAGCACATCAGTGGCTTGATGCCTTGGTGGCGAGCTCAGCAGTGGAATGTGGCCCATGTTTGGCTGTCTCCAGCGTTGATGAAAAGTCCTCAGGCTTTGTTGGAGGAGTCCTGTCAGCGTTCGGATTGGGACTCGATGCCGATGTTGCTCTCGCTCGTGCCCACTCAGCTCGGGCGCTTGTTGGCCGATCCGGCAGGTGTGCGCTGGTTGCAAGCGATGGCGCTGATCTGGGTGGGTGGAGCAGCGTTGCCAGATGAGCTTGCGGAGAGGGCCCGCGCCTTGGGGATCAAGCTGGCGCCTTGTTATGGGGCCACAGAGACGGCCGCGATGGTCGTGGCTCAATCCCCTGAGCGCTTTCTGGATGGGGAAGAAGGAGTGGGTGAGCCTCTCGATGACATTGAGCTTCGGGTGGAGGGAAATGGTGCGCTTGCAGTGCGTTGCAGGCGTTTAGCAATAGGACGTTGGAAGCCTGATGGGGATGGATCGCTGGCTGAACGATCAACGGAGCCGTCCGTTAGCCCCCTGACCGATGTGGATGGCTGGTGGCGCTCTGGTGATGCTGCGCGTCTTCAAGGGCCTGCGTCAACTCCACAGCTCACGCTGCTGGGCCGCCTCGATGGTGCGATTCACTCCGGTGGAGTCACGGTCTTTCCAGAGCAGCTAGAGGTTCGCTTGATGGCTGCTGCGCGAGAGGTTGGCCTCCCTCTCAAAGCAGTGCTGTTTCTTGGCGTTCACGACCCCGAATGGGGAGAACGTCTGGTGGTTTTGGTGCGTTGGCAAGATGCAGCTCATCTGCCCGGAGCCGCAGACGCGTTTCTGCTGCGGCTTAAGGCCTTGACGGATCGATGGTTGCCTGCAGAGCGCCCCCAGCGATGGCATCACTGTGCTGAGCTTGCGTCAACCAACGCTGGCAAGTGGGAGCGAGCTCGATGGCGGGCCTGGCTCAAGGATCTAGAGCGTTCCGACGGTGCCGATTGCTGA